Genomic window (Spirosoma sp. KCTC 42546):
TGCCCCCAGCACTTTCCGAACCCCAATTTCTTTGGTACGCTGTTCGGTTGTGAACGCGGCTAATCCGAATAAGCCCAGACAGGCAATGAAAATGGCCAGCGCTGAGGCTAAGGTAAACACCTGCCCATACTGCTGTTCGCTCTGGTATTGCTTGTTGTAGTTTTCGTCGGCAAAATAAAACTCGAACGGATTTGCTGGATAGCTTGCCTTGTAGATACGCTCCAATTCGGCTAGTTTATCCTGAATGCGGCCACCCTGATTGGCATCTGTAGTTAATTGAACCGTCAAGTCGCTCACCGACCGGCGGGGCATGAAAATGACCGGTTCAATAGCCTGCTGCAAGCCCTGATGGTGATAGTCTTTCACGACGCCAACAATCTCGTAAGGCTGCCCCCAGTTGATCAACTGCCCAACAGCTTTTTCGGCCGGAGAAAATCCCAGTTGCCGGGCACCTGTTTCATTCACGAGCAGTTTGGCACTTTTCTCATACCCCAATTCAGCTTCCTGGATCGTGAAATTTCGACCGGCAACTAATCCAATTTCATAGGTTTTCAGAAAACGATCGTCGATGATTCCCATTGAGTAGTTTCTCTTTTCATCACCAGGTCGCGGGTTCTGTTTGGTAATTCCATTGGCCGTGAAGTTGTAGAAATTACCCGGTACAATGCCTGTCTGGCAGAAACTCTTGACATAAGGCAACTGGCTTAAGTCGTGCTCAAGTGCAGCTGTTCCTGGCTTGAATGAACCATTTAGATTGATGGCGGGACCCTTAATGACTACACGTTGCGCCAGCTGAACCCCCAGGTCTTTATTCTGCATGTACTGCAACTGCTGGTAAAGGATCAGGGTAGCAATAACTAAAGCGACCGATGCACTAAACTGCGATACCACCAGTGCTTTGCGTAAAAAACCACCCTTCCCAGCCTGATAAGCACCTTTCAAGGTCTGGATTGGCTGGAACGAGGTAAGGGTGAACGCTACATAACCGCCCGATGCTACTGCACCAACCAGTAATAAAATCAGGCCAATAAGCCAGAACCCGTTTGCATTAAGTATGGTTAACGACAGCTCTTTCTGAACAAACTGGTTAAAAGCACCTTGTAGCGACATAACCAGCATCAGAGCAACTATGAAGCCCAGACTATTGAGCAGGAGTGACTCGCCCAGAAACTGCCCAATTAATTGGCCTGGCCCTGCACCAACTACTTTCCGAACGCCAACTTCTTTCGCACGTTTTAACGCGCCTGCCGTTGAGAGGTTTATATAATTGAACCAGGCAATCAATAGAATCAGACCCGCAATACCACTCAGAAGATACACAAACCCTAAACTGCCGCTTGTTCGATAGATGTCACTCAGGGATGCCGCCAGATGCATGTTCGTGGCGGGTTGCAACAAAAACAGACTTTCATCTTCGGGTGTTCTTTTCTTTTTATAGGCATTGAGCTTGGCTTCCAGCGCTTTGTAATCGGCCGATGCACTGGATTGCTGTGGGTCGGAAAGTTGCAGGAACGTAGTTAAATACGTGCCGTCAAAGCCATCTAATCGCGCCCAGCTATTGCCACCGAGGTTGGCTGGATTTGCCAGCGTCTGTAGTGAAAATACCGCGTCGAAAGACAGATCTGAATTGGTCGGCATGTCGGCATAAACGGCCGTAACGGTGTATAGCGTTTTGCCAAACTGATTATTAAGCGTCAGCGTTTGACCCAGGGGTTTGGCACTACCAAAATATTTTCGGGCCTGCGATTGCGATATGGCCACGGTGTTCGGCTGCGTTAGCGCTGTTGCGGCTACTCCCTGCACGAGCGGGAAGGTGAAAAGTGTAAAAAAACTGGCATCCGCGTAGGCCAGTTTACTTTCTCTAAATGACTGGATCGATCCGTTACCCTTTTCATTGGCGAGGCTTACAAGGCCGTTGGCTGAATGCTCACCCACGCGGCAAAAATCCCGCACTTCCGGAAATTCCTGTTTCGCTAGTGGGGCTACGGCCGGGGCCATATCTACCCAGATATCCCCTTCACGGGTTTGCGTTAGGAGCCGATAAAGCGATGGTAAGTTCTTATGAAATGTGTTGACGCTTCGTTCATAGGCAACGTACTCTAAAATCAGTACGAAAGCGGCAATGCCGAGGGCCAGACCTGCAATATTGATGAGCGAAAACACCCGGTTCTTTCGCAGGTTGCGAAAAGCGATTTTAATGTAGTTAAGAAGCATAGTTTAGGGGTTGAAGCGTGACACAACTCTTGAGATAGTTGGTGTTTAACCAAAGAGTTTTAATTCAGAGAATTTTAGGCGAATTCGTTGCTGCTTTTGGTCTGGCGATACCTACTCGTTTATATGGTTGGTATACTCAACAGCCATGCCACAAAGAGAAAAGGCCGTCTCCTGCTCAGAAACGACCTTTTAACGAAAAGCTTTGTCCGATACTGGACAGGTGCCTGTCCGAAAATAAGTTGAATGCTCTGCCCGTGCGGTTCATACCCGAACTAGCCTATACGTAGGTTACTGATTTCCCGTTTTAATACCGAAGCTGCGCTCTGTCTCTTTGATGATGGCCTGCTTTTCGCGCTCCGATTTGCCGAGCACATTGGCCGTACGTTCAATGATTAGTTCTTCACCATCTTTCTCGAAAGTGTACTGCATCCAAAGCCGCCCATTTTCCTTGTCTTCTTTAACCAAGACCGATGATGGCGCTACATCGCTGGGAGAGAGGGATGAATTGGAATTGGCTTCCATCCGCTCACGCGCCGATTCATCAGCACGAGAATAAGACGTCATCTGCACTTCGGTTTGTCTTTTTCTCGCCCGGGCTTCGTGTTTCCGATTAATGATCAGCTCATTCGATTGATTATCGACAAACCGATCCAGCGAATCGATAATGTGATTTTCCAGCGCTTTCACGTCGTCTTTATCCATGTCTTCGATATCGAACGAGCGGTTGTAATGGACGGAGCGTCCTTGCTGCTCAATGTCAACGCGAATACGAAGCTCCCGACCATCGGTCGTGACGTTTTTGCTGGACGACCGTTGGGCTACTGCCCCGAAACCAATCGAGAGTAGCAACAGGGTAAAGAGCGTTTTCATAGAACTGGCAGAAATTGCGTAGAATTTGAGGTAAGTAGAATTACTCCCTCTATCATCGTGCCAACTGCGTATCTGATTGTTTATCAATATGTTCTCTATATATGAAGAAATCGGTTGTCCGATAGCGGACACTTTTTCGTACGGCTGCGGACAGGGAGGAAGGGAGGAAGGGAGGAAGGGAGGAAGGGAGGAAGGGAGGAAGGGAGGAAGGGAGGAAGGGAGGAAGGGAGGAAGGGAGGAAGGGAGGAAGGGAGGAAGGGAGGAAAGGAATAAAAAAACAATGCCTTCCTTATTTTACCTCTCCTCCTCTCCTCCTTTCCTCCCCCTCCTCCCTTTCCTCCTTTCCTTCCCCTTTATTCCGAACGAAGTGATTTAACTGGATTCATCAACGCGGCTTTGATGCTTTGGAAACTTACCGTTATGAGCGCGATACCGACCGCCAGCACTCCGGCTAAAGCGAATACCCACCACGATAGGTCAGTTTTATACGCAAAACCCTGTAGCCATTGATTCATGACATACCAGGCAATGGGCGAAGAAATGACAATGGCAACCAGTACAAGCCTGACAAAATCTTTGGAGAGTAAGGTCACAATACTGGCTACCGATGCACCCAGCACTTTCCGAACCCCAATTTCCTTGGTGCGCTGCTCGGCCGTGAAAGCCGCCAGACCAAACAGACCCAGACAGGCAATAAAAATGGCCATGCAGGCAAAAAGGGTAGCCAGTGTGCCAACCACTGTTTCGCTTTTGTAAAGGTTCTGGTACTCGGCGTCCAGAAATGAATATGAAAAGGGAGTTTTGGGATTTAATTTCTGGCACAGTGCTTGGATACTAGCCAAAGCCTGTTTTGTCTGGCCGGGTTGGGTTCGTATCAGAATGTTGTTTGGCCACCAATGCTCACCCAGACGAATAATGAGTGGTCGGATGGGTACGTGTAATGAGTTGAAATGGAAATCTTCGATCAGTCCGACAATCTTTCCGGGCTTTTTGCCAAATGTAAGCGGTTGCCCGATTGGGTCTTTATACCCGATCCGTTTAGCGGCTGCCTGATTGATGAGATAATTGCTTGAATCGGTGCTAAAGCTTGGCGAAAAATCACGGCCACGAATCAGTTTTAGTTTAAATGTTTTGGTGTAATCGTATCCAACTACGGTGTTATTGAATTGAATGGCAAGGCTTGGATCTTTGCCCACCCAGCGCACACCATCGGTTGTATTTCCATTCTGTAACGGGTTCGTCATCATGTGGGTAACGGACTGAATACCCGCTATTCGCAACAATTCCTGTTTAAACGTTGAGTAGTTGCTGGCTAATTCACCTTCGCCGGGAATATTGATTATGTTCTCCCGATCATAGCCCAGATTCTTCGTTTGTATAAACTGGAGCTGACGATACACAACTACTGTACCCACAATCATCAGCATTGATAACACAAACTGAAAGACCACCAGACCACGCCGAAACAATAAAGCTCCTGCCCCAAAACGCATGGTTCCCTTGAGTACGCGTACCGGATTGAGCGACGACAGAAACAAGGCTGGATAACTACCCGCCAGGCAACTCGTCACGAGTAATAAACCGGCCAATAATGCCCAGAAAGAAGCCTGATGAATCGGAATAGCTAACTGCTTATCAGTTAATTGATTGAATACGGGCAGCACTAGGTTTACCAGCATAACGGCCAGACCAAGCGCCAGAATCGTGAGGAGTAAAGCCTCGCCCATAAATTGCCCAATCAGGGATGCCCGCTCCGCGCCAACTACTTTCCGAACGCCTACTTCCCGTGCTCGTTTCGTAGAGCGGGCGGTGGCTAAATTCATGAAATTGATCCCAGCAATGAGCAGCAGGAACACCGCGACAATGACGAACAACTGCACATACTCAATACGGCCACCATCGCGCTGACCGTTTTTAAAATTTGAATACAGATACGCGCCTGTTTCGGGTTGTAGAAATAATTGAATGTTGAACGTGGCACTAATGTCCTTGTTCCTGCCCTTCAGGAATGTTTTAAGCTTATCATTAACCTGACTGAGATTGGCATCAGGCCGGAGTTCGAGACGCGTATCGGGGCCGCCGTTCTCCCAGCCATTAAGCCAGGGATTAACTTTCAAATAGCGCTCCCAGTTAAGCAAAAAATCATACTTATCGAGCGAATTGGCTGGGAGATTCTCAAACACCGCCGTTACCTGAAAGTCGGTATTGTTGTCAAATCGAACAGATTTCCCCAGCGCAGCTTGCGGATTGCCGAAATAGATTTCGGCTAGTTTTCTGGAGATGGCCAGATTGTTGGGCGCGTTGAGAGCCGTTTGGGCCGTTCCGGCCAGCAAGGGAATCCGGTATAGCTTAAACCAGTCGGCCCCGGCATAGTGTCCGGTTTGGCGGGCTACTTTACGCCCGACCGTTAGTATATGCCCTTCTTTCGACGATAATCCTGCTGCATGAATAATCTCAGGAAACTGCCGCTTGAGTTCATCGGCCAAGAGTCCAGGAGTATCCTCATCCGTGACAATCCGACCATCGGCAATCTCATTTTCCATCACACGATAGAGATTGATTGCGTTTGGGTATTGCGTTCCTACGCTCAGCTCATCCTGTATCCAGAGGAAAATAAGCAGACTGGACGCCATGCCCAGCGCCAGCCCCACAATGTTAATGGTGGAGAACGTTCGGTTCCGAATCAGATTCCGAAAGGCTATTTTGAGATAGGAATGAAGCATAGAAGGGAGGAGGGGGAGGAAAGGAGGAGGGGGAGGAAAGGACGAGAGGAGGAAAGGAATAAAAAAACAATGCCTTCCTTATTTTACCTTTCCTCCACTCGTCCCTTTCCTCCTCTATTTTATTCCGAACGAAGTGATTTAACCGGATTCATCAAGGCGGCTTTGATGCTTTGGAAACTCACAGTTATGAGCGCGATGGCTACGGCTAGTATACCCGTCAGGACAAACATCCACCAGGCGATGTCGATTTTGTACGGGAAGTCGGACAGCCACTTGCTCATCACATAGCCGGCTATGGGCGACGCGATGACCAGCGCTACCAGGACCAGCTTAACAAAATCGACCGAGAAAAGGCCAAAAATATGAGTTGTCGATGCGCCCAATACTTTCCGAATACCTACCTCTTTGGTTCTTGATTCGGCCATAAACGCCACGACGCCGTAAAGCCCTAAACAGCCAATAAATATGGCAATACTCGCCAGCAACCGGAATAGCGAATACATGCGTTCTTCACTTTTGTAGAAGTTTGCCAGTCGCTGATCCAGAAACTCGTAGGTTAAGACAAAATCGGGGAAGGTGGCATTCCAGTTGGTTTCCACATCGTTAATCAACCGATTGATGGCTTCGGTACCGCTCTGCTGCGTTGATAGTTTAATGCCTAGTGTATGATACGCGTCGCGCCGGGTCGTCAGGATACAGGGGTTAGTTTCCTGATGCAGCGAGAATGTATTGAAATCCCTGACAACCCCTACAACCTGCTTTTTAGGATGCGTGGGGCCACCTACGATCATGTACTTACCAAGAATCTGCTGCGGGTTCCGAAGTCCTAATTTCTTCACCAGCGATTCATTCACAACCAGTTCCCGTGTCGTATCGGCGGGCTGATACATCCGCCCGGCAATCAGTTTCAGTCCATACGTGTTGAAATAGGCCGTGTCGGCGAACCGCATGACCACGCCAAAATCAGCGTCTTTCTCGGCATTCTCGTAGCGAAAACCCGTCCACCAGTTGCCATCCGACGATGGGATCGAAATGCCATAACTCAGCGATTTTACGTTAGGCAGGGCCGCCAATTTGGCCTGGAGTACTTCCAGTTGGCCCGGTTTATTCTCTGGTATGTTTACCGTCAGTACAGCGTCTTTATTATACCCCAGATCCGCCGTTCGGACGTACTTCATCTGGCTGTAGGCGATGATTGTACCGATGATGAGCATCTGCGAAATGGCAAACTGAAACACAATCAGGCCCCGGCGAAGGGTTAACTGACGGCTACCTGTCATCTTTATTTTTCCTCGCAGGGCCACTACCGGCTGATAACCCGACAACACCAGGGCAGGATAAAACCCAGCCAGTACCGTTGTCAGTATGGCTAGTAAAACCACAAAGCCAATTACCGCTGGGTCGAATAAAACCAGCGAGGCCGCCTTCATGTCGAGCAATTCGGCTACGTAGGACATCGATGTATTCGCCATCAGAAAAGCCAGTCCGACGGCTATGCCTGTGAGTAGGCCGGTTTCGCCCAGAAACTGTCGAACTAACTGGGCCCTTGAGCTGCCCAGAACCTTCCGCACGCCCACTTCTCGGGCCCGTTTTATGGCCTGGGCTGTAGCCAGATTGATGAAGTTCACGCAGGCTGTAACCAGAATAAACAAGCCGATCAGCGCCATGGCCCAAATCATTTGTTTGCTAACTGTCCGGCCCGCTGAGTTTTCTGTTTGGGGATCGAAGTGGATACTGGTCAGCGGCTGTAATTCGTAGTGCAGAAGTTTAGCCTGCTCTGGTTCCATGTATTTTTTTACAAACGGTGCCAGTCGCTGCTCTAGTTGGGCCGAGGCTACGTTCTCGGGCAAGGCCATGTAGATCTGAGCACCGCTGTAGGTAGAACCCCATTCATCCCAGCCGCCGTTGGCCCCGTATTGCTTCAGGGATGGAAAGGATAGCATGACCCCAAACGGCAGGCTACTTGTTGCGGGTGGGTCCTGCACAACGCCCGTCACAACGAAATCCATTTTATTCTCTACCCGAATCGATTTGCCTACCGGATCTTCGTCGCCAAAGTATTTATGCGCCATGCGCTCCGACAAGACAACCGTTTGTGGGTTCGTCACAGCCGTTTTCGGATTGCCTGATTTCCATTGATAATCAAACAGACGGAAGTATTCGGGCTCTACGAAAGCAACTTCGCCACCTTCTTCCTGAAACTTGCTGGCCTTCTTTGTATTCACTTTCACCATCGCCCCATACAGCCCGTAAACCATGCTTAGCTGGTGTTTCAATTCCGGAAAGTCGTTCCGAAGGGCCGCTAAAGCAGGCAGTGGAACGCCTACGCTACGATTATCACCTTCCGGTCCTTTAAAATGAGCAACAAGTCGATATGTATGATCGGCGTTGGCATTGTGCCTGTCGTAGCTCAATTCATAGCGAATGGCCAGAAACAGTACTAAACAACAAGCCAGACCCAGAGTAAGTCCGGCAATGTTGATGGTCGTATAATTCCAGTTGCGCTTCAGCGCACGGAGGGCGGTGGTGAAATAGCTTTGTAGCATAGGGCAGGGGGCGTGGAGCAGGGTGCTCGGGGCAGGGTGCTAGCCGCGACCCTTGCTCCCTGCTCCACGCAGTTATTATTCAGTCCGGCGGATGGTTACTTCGCCAATTACCAGGCCTTTGCGCAGGTTACCATCACCCGCATACTTGATGTTGGATTCACCGAATGCCATGACGCCGATCCGATTGGATGCGTACACCTTTAACTGACTATCACCATAGGAATGAACTGAAACCAGTTCACCGGTCAGTTTCTCGGTGTCAAGTGTATTGTCTCCGTAAATACGATAGTGTTGTCTGGCCACCTTGCCCGACCGGATCGTCACTTTATTTTCGCCGTATAGACTGACTTTGAGTTTATCCGCGGTCAGCCCCGCCAGATTAACCGTGGCTTGCCCGTACACCTTCAGTTTGAACGAATCACTTGTTAGCTCGCTCTGGCAGGTCGCTTCTTCTTCACCCCGGATTTGCAGGTTTTTCAGGCTTTTGTAGGTTACGTAAGCCGTTACTTTGACACTCTTATCGTAAATGGGTCTTGTAAATTCCATATCCCCATCTTTCCATTTCCGGTTCTTTACCGTGATCCGGGCATCGTCGAGGTAGATGCTCAGGGTTTTGTTTTCAACAACATAGTTGACTTTTTCTGGCTCGATATTCTGGTACTGCAACTGAATGTTTTCCTGGTCACCTGCTACCAACACAATACTGACGTGTGGGCTGGTAATGACTTTATCGAATGACGGCAATACTTTTGCCGGTGTCTGGGCGCGCACCAATAGGGCGGATAGTACGAAGAAAAGGGTTGTAGTAGTTTTGGTTAAATGGTTCATAATCAGAGTGTTGTGTGTTTGGATTCTTGGGCTATGATATTAAGTTGATAGTTGCCAATGGCTTAGTAATAAATCTGTTTAGAGCTACTTTATTCTAGTCCGTTTTACCCCTAAATCCCCTGAAGGGGACTTTATCCGCAAATGAGCAAAGTCCCCTTCAGGGGATTTAGGGGTAAAACGGACTGGCAAACTATAATGCCTCATTCACTTCGTAAACTCTTCACTGGATTCGTCAATGCAGCTTTTACACTTTGGAAACTCACCGTCAGGAGCGCGATAACGATGGCGATCAACCCTGACACGGCAAAAATCCACCACGTAATATCAGCTTTGTAAGCGAAGCCCTGTAACCACTGGTTCATGGCATACCAGGCCAGGGGCGAGGCAATGACGATGGAGATAAGGACCAGTTTTAAAAAGTCTTTGGAGAGCATGGTCACGATACTCATGACCGAAGCGCCCAGTACTTTCCGAACCCCAATTTCCTTGGTGCGCTGTTCAGCGGCAAAAGCGGCCAGACCGAACAAACCCAGGCAGGCAATCAGGACCGCCAGGAGTGTAAATGTCAGTAAGACTTCGCCCTGTTTTTGTTCGGCTTTGTACTGCTGCGAGAAGTTCTCGTCGAGGAAGTGAAAATCCAGGGTAGCAGTCGGATCAAACGTGCGGTATACCGATTGGATGTAGGCCAGAGCTTCGGTTACTTTCCCGGCCTGAACCCGAACATACATGTTGTCTTTATCCATCGGAGCGGGCATCTGTAACACCAGCGGCTCAATTTTGTGCTGAAGTGAGTACGTATGAAAATCCTTCACCACACCCACCACACGGGCTTCGGCAGTGTGTTTTTCCTGATCGATGTAGTATTTCACCCGTTTGCCGACAGCGTCTGTCCAGCCGAATTGTTTGGCAAGGGTTTCGTTGACAAGTACAGCACCCATCTGGTCGCTTTTAAACGAATCCGAGAAGTTGCGGCCACTGAGTAATTTGATTTGCAGTGTCTTAAGGTAGTCTGAGTCGATCTGGAATTTCTGGACAACCTGTGTACTGGACGAAAAGGCACCATTCTGCTCGAAGAACATCCCATTGCCACCGATATTATTGTTGCCAATTGGGTTGCTGGCTGCGGCTGCGCCTTCAACCAATGGACTTCGTTGCAGGGCTTCCTTTAGGGCATCTATTCGCTGACGGACGTCTTCACTGTTGACATGGAAGGTGAGCACCTGCTCTTTATTAAACCCTAAATCAGAATGCATCACAAACCGCATTTGCCGGTACACAATGCCCGAACAGGCAATGAGCGCGACCGTGGCCACAAACTGAAACACCACCAGCGACTGCTTGAAGAAAATACTTCCCGACTGATTGCCGAGTTGCCCTCTAAGAGCCGCTACAGGCCGGAAACCGGATAGGCGCAGGGCAGGATAGAGACCGCTGACGGCACCAAGGCACACAGACAGTACACTAACTATCAGCAAGGTAATAAGCGGGTTGCCCAATGACAGTGTTTTGTCGGCCATCTGATTGAAGTACGGTAAGGCCATGACAACCAGACTCGCGCTCACCAAACCCGCCAACAGCGTCATCAGGATCGACTCCGTCAGAAACTGCCCGATGAGCTGCCATTTATACGAGCCAATCGCCTTGCGGACCCCAACTTCGCGGGTTCGTTTGAGGGACCGGGCGGTGTATAAATTCACGTAGTTGATACAGGCGATCAGCAGAATAAGGGCGGCTACGGCGGCAAAAATGGATACCGTACGGGCGTTTCCGTTGGCGCCGATTTCATAGTCTAACTGCGAGTGAAGATGTATAGAGGTGAGGGGCTGGAGTTCCATTCGATAAACAACATTATTGCCCATTTCTTTTTTCAGGTACTTCTGATAAAAACCGGGGAGCTTGGCTTCCAGCGTTTTGTAGTTGCTGCCTTCAGTTAGAAGCAGGTAGGTGTAGAGTTCGAAACTCTGCCAGCCTGCCGTATAATTGTCTGGAAGCGAGCGTAAAGCGCCAAACTGAAAATGCGAATTGGTCGGAACATCTTCGATAACGCCCGTAACGGTATTCGGAAAGTGGTTGCTGAACTCAATAACCTTACCAACCGCTTTGCTGGCATCGCCGAACAGATTCTCGGCCACGCTTTTGGTCAGCACAATACTTTGTGGTTTGGTCAGTGCCGACGCCGGATCGCCATACAGAAACGGGAACGTAAACACATCAAACACCGAGGGATCGGTGAAGAAGATGTTGTTGACATCTATCTTTTTATCGTTGAACGTAATCTGTCCGCCCCCTTCCGTATTGATCCGAACGGCTTTTTCAACCTCTGGATAATCGTTTTTGAGGGCTGGGCCAAACGGCGCTGAGGTAGGGGCGAGTTTCAAA
Coding sequences:
- a CDS encoding ABC transporter permease, translated to MLLNYIKIAFRNLRKNRVFSLINIAGLALGIAAFVLILEYVAYERSVNTFHKNLPSLYRLLTQTREGDIWVDMAPAVAPLAKQEFPEVRDFCRVGEHSANGLVSLANEKGNGSIQSFRESKLAYADASFFTLFTFPLVQGVAATALTQPNTVAISQSQARKYFGSAKPLGQTLTLNNQFGKTLYTVTAVYADMPTNSDLSFDAVFSLQTLANPANLGGNSWARLDGFDGTYLTTFLQLSDPQQSSASADYKALEAKLNAYKKKRTPEDESLFLLQPATNMHLAASLSDIYRTSGSLGFVYLLSGIAGLILLIAWFNYINLSTAGALKRAKEVGVRKVVGAGPGQLIGQFLGESLLLNSLGFIVALMLVMSLQGAFNQFVQKELSLTILNANGFWLIGLILLLVGAVASGGYVAFTLTSFQPIQTLKGAYQAGKGGFLRKALVVSQFSASVALVIATLILYQQLQYMQNKDLGVQLAQRVVIKGPAINLNGSFKPGTAALEHDLSQLPYVKSFCQTGIVPGNFYNFTANGITKQNPRPGDEKRNYSMGIIDDRFLKTYEIGLVAGRNFTIQEAELGYEKSAKLLVNETGARQLGFSPAEKAVGQLINWGQPYEIVGVVKDYHHQGLQQAIEPVIFMPRRSVSDLTVQLTTDANQGGRIQDKLAELERIYKASYPANPFEFYFADENYNKQYQSEQQYGQVFTLASALAIFIACLGLFGLAAFTTEQRTKEIGVRKVLGASVSSIVTLLSKDFLKLVLLAIVIASPIAWYAMNNWLQAFAYKIDIEWWVFALAGFLAVGIALLTVSLQSVKAALMNPVKSLRSE
- a CDS encoding ABC transporter permease — translated: MLHSYLKIAFRNLIRNRTFSTINIVGLALGMASSLLIFLWIQDELSVGTQYPNAINLYRVMENEIADGRIVTDEDTPGLLADELKRQFPEIIHAAGLSSKEGHILTVGRKVARQTGHYAGADWFKLYRIPLLAGTAQTALNAPNNLAISRKLAEIYFGNPQAALGKSVRFDNNTDFQVTAVFENLPANSLDKYDFLLNWERYLKVNPWLNGWENGGPDTRLELRPDANLSQVNDKLKTFLKGRNKDISATFNIQLFLQPETGAYLYSNFKNGQRDGGRIEYVQLFVIVAVFLLLIAGINFMNLATARSTKRAREVGVRKVVGAERASLIGQFMGEALLLTILALGLAVMLVNLVLPVFNQLTDKQLAIPIHQASFWALLAGLLLVTSCLAGSYPALFLSSLNPVRVLKGTMRFGAGALLFRRGLVVFQFVLSMLMIVGTVVVYRQLQFIQTKNLGYDRENIINIPGEGELASNYSTFKQELLRIAGIQSVTHMMTNPLQNGNTTDGVRWVGKDPSLAIQFNNTVVGYDYTKTFKLKLIRGRDFSPSFSTDSSNYLINQAAAKRIGYKDPIGQPLTFGKKPGKIVGLIEDFHFNSLHVPIRPLIIRLGEHWWPNNILIRTQPGQTKQALASIQALCQKLNPKTPFSYSFLDAEYQNLYKSETVVGTLATLFACMAIFIACLGLFGLAAFTAEQRTKEIGVRKVLGASVASIVTLLSKDFVRLVLVAIVISSPIAWYVMNQWLQGFAYKTDLSWWVFALAGVLAVGIALITVSFQSIKAALMNPVKSLRSE
- a CDS encoding ABC transporter permease, giving the protein MLQSYFTTALRALKRNWNYTTINIAGLTLGLACCLVLFLAIRYELSYDRHNANADHTYRLVAHFKGPEGDNRSVGVPLPALAALRNDFPELKHQLSMVYGLYGAMVKVNTKKASKFQEEGGEVAFVEPEYFRLFDYQWKSGNPKTAVTNPQTVVLSERMAHKYFGDEDPVGKSIRVENKMDFVVTGVVQDPPATSSLPFGVMLSFPSLKQYGANGGWDEWGSTYSGAQIYMALPENVASAQLEQRLAPFVKKYMEPEQAKLLHYELQPLTSIHFDPQTENSAGRTVSKQMIWAMALIGLFILVTACVNFINLATAQAIKRAREVGVRKVLGSSRAQLVRQFLGETGLLTGIAVGLAFLMANTSMSYVAELLDMKAASLVLFDPAVIGFVVLLAILTTVLAGFYPALVLSGYQPVVALRGKIKMTGSRQLTLRRGLIVFQFAISQMLIIGTIIAYSQMKYVRTADLGYNKDAVLTVNIPENKPGQLEVLQAKLAALPNVKSLSYGISIPSSDGNWWTGFRYENAEKDADFGVVMRFADTAYFNTYGLKLIAGRMYQPADTTRELVVNESLVKKLGLRNPQQILGKYMIVGGPTHPKKQVVGVVRDFNTFSLHQETNPCILTTRRDAYHTLGIKLSTQQSGTEAINRLINDVETNWNATFPDFVLTYEFLDQRLANFYKSEERMYSLFRLLASIAIFIGCLGLYGVVAFMAESRTKEVGIRKVLGASTTHIFGLFSVDFVKLVLVALVIASPIAGYVMSKWLSDFPYKIDIAWWMFVLTGILAVAIALITVSFQSIKAALMNPVKSLRSE
- a CDS encoding GIN domain-containing protein; this encodes MNHLTKTTTTLFFVLSALLVRAQTPAKVLPSFDKVITSPHVSIVLVAGDQENIQLQYQNIEPEKVNYVVENKTLSIYLDDARITVKNRKWKDGDMEFTRPIYDKSVKVTAYVTYKSLKNLQIRGEEEATCQSELTSDSFKLKVYGQATVNLAGLTADKLKVSLYGENKVTIRSGKVARQHYRIYGDNTLDTEKLTGELVSVHSYGDSQLKVYASNRIGVMAFGESNIKYAGDGNLRKGLVIGEVTIRRTE
- a CDS encoding ABC transporter permease; translation: MLGNYIKITVRTFWKNKLFSGLNVVGLGIGMAAVWLMVLYVANELSYDRFHAKADRIVRVVHYAQWPGGNLKLAPTSAPFGPALKNDYPEVEKAVRINTEGGGQITFNDKKIDVNNIFFTDPSVFDVFTFPFLYGDPASALTKPQSIVLTKSVAENLFGDASKAVGKVIEFSNHFPNTVTGVIEDVPTNSHFQFGALRSLPDNYTAGWQSFELYTYLLLTEGSNYKTLEAKLPGFYQKYLKKEMGNNVVYRMELQPLTSIHLHSQLDYEIGANGNARTVSIFAAVAALILLIACINYVNLYTARSLKRTREVGVRKAIGSYKWQLIGQFLTESILMTLLAGLVSASLVVMALPYFNQMADKTLSLGNPLITLLIVSVLSVCLGAVSGLYPALRLSGFRPVAALRGQLGNQSGSIFFKQSLVVFQFVATVALIACSGIVYRQMRFVMHSDLGFNKEQVLTFHVNSEDVRQRIDALKEALQRSPLVEGAAAASNPIGNNNIGGNGMFFEQNGAFSSSTQVVQKFQIDSDYLKTLQIKLLSGRNFSDSFKSDQMGAVLVNETLAKQFGWTDAVGKRVKYYIDQEKHTAEARVVGVVKDFHTYSLQHKIEPLVLQMPAPMDKDNMYVRVQAGKVTEALAYIQSVYRTFDPTATLDFHFLDENFSQQYKAEQKQGEVLLTFTLLAVLIACLGLFGLAAFAAEQRTKEIGVRKVLGASVMSIVTMLSKDFLKLVLISIVIASPLAWYAMNQWLQGFAYKADITWWIFAVSGLIAIVIALLTVSFQSVKAALTNPVKSLRSE